A portion of the Babylonia areolata isolate BAREFJ2019XMU chromosome 16, ASM4173473v1, whole genome shotgun sequence genome contains these proteins:
- the LOC143290723 gene encoding putative sodium-dependent transporter YocR gives MERKTETTAADIKIPEVRAHFSSRLAIILTCLGTVVGTGNIWRFPRIVARSSDEEGGLAFLVVWVVFLALWSVPMLLVEYGTGRYTQRGVITSFRHFLGDNFLWCGAWVCVVTFMIASYYSVVLGWCFYYFVYYCANPLPETAEESRQIFRDFAEDSYWPVLTHAIALILAGLAVSKGVKTIEKVSMVLVPLFLLIILFTFVWALTRDHADYGLKFLFSPKWESLGEPRTWVDALSQNAFDTGAGMGLMIPYSSFMTRTHAVVKYGTVLPAANNLVSLIAAMTVFSTVFSSLITSQPAMTREQVVDILKDSGPASTGITFIWVPVLFETVGTLGHVVCVLFFLCLSFAGLTSLISNMELTACTLDDFGLGRRWSMPVTVLLTYLMGLMSALNIDVLTNQDFVWGFALVISGLMLQGMVISYGVSSFRSMVVNDFGLDDWKLPKVWEYLVKFILPSEAVLIIVWWAIDLISDHSDTGEAKWYQLGRETFMVTIVQWTGLLLLLLTVNLGVSCYRRRARAKRNDEDSATMESSSLLPSRDIPITSSRGRSSTSSHQTSVKRLEIGV, from the exons gAGGTTCGGGCTCACTTCAGCTCTCGGCTCGCCATCATACTGACGTGCCTTGGTACAGTGGTTGGGACTGGCAACATCTGGCGCTTTCCGCGCATCGTGGCCAGGAGCAGTGATGAGGAGG GGGGGCTGGCCTtcctggtggtgtgggtggtgttccTGGCGCTGTGGTCCGTGCCCATGCTGCTGGTGGAGTACGGCACGGGCAGGTACACCCAGAGAGGAGTCATCACCTCCTTCCGCCACTTCCTGGGAGACAACTTCCTGTGGTGCGGTGCCTGGGTCTGTGTGGTCACCTTCATGATTGC GTCATATTACTCTGTGGTGCTGGGCTGGTGTTTCTATTACTTTGTGTATTACTGCGCCAACCCTTTGCCGGAAACAGCCGAAGAAAGCCGACAGATTTTCCGGGATTTTGCCGAG GACAGTTACTGGCCCGTGCTCACCCATGCCATCGCTCTCATCCTGGCAGGATTGGCCGTCAGCAAGGGAGTGAAAACGATCGAGAAAGTCAGCATGGTGTTAGTTCCCCTGTTCCTCCTCATCATTCTCTTCACTTTCGTGTGGGCGTTGACTCGCGACCATGCGGACTATGGCTTGAAGTTTCTCTTCTCTCCCAAGTGGG AGTCTTTAGGGGAGCCCAGAACGTGGGTGGACGCCCTGAGCCAGAACGCCTTCGACACGGGAGCGGGCATGGGCCTGATGATCCCGTACTCCTCCTTCATGACCAGAACCCACGCCGTAGTCAAATACGGCACCGTCCTTCCCGCTGCAAATAACCTCGTCAG CCTGATCGCGGCGATGACagtgttcagcactgtgttctCCTCGCTCATCACGTCCCAGCCTGCCATGACTCGGGAACAGGTGGTGGACATCCTTAAAGACAGCGGTCCCGCCAGTACCGGGATCACCTTtatctg GGTTCCGGTGCTGTTTGAGACAGTGGGCACTCTGGGTCACGTGGTCtgtgtcctcttcttcctctgcctctcctTCGCCGGACTTACCTCCCTTATCTCCAACATGGAACTGACCGCCTGTACGCTGGACGATTTCGGCT TGGGGCGGAGATGGAGCATGCCAGTGACGGTCTTGTTGACGTACCTCATGGGGCTGATGTCTGCCCTGAACATTGACGTCCTCACCAaccag GACTTTGTGTGGGGTTTCGCTCTGGTCATAAGTGGCCTGATGCTGCAAGGAATGGTCATCAGTTACGGGGTGTCCAGTTTCAGAAGTATGGTGGTCAACGACTTTGGTTTGGACGACTGGAAACTGCCCAAAGTGTGGGAATATCTCGTCAA GTTCATACTACCGTCGGAAGCAGTGCTGATCATTGTCTGGTGGGCCATTGACCTCATCTCTGACCACTCCGACACAGGAGAAGCCAAGTGGTACCAGCTAGGCCGCGAAACCTTCATGGTCACGATAGTACAG TGGACggggttgctgctgctgctgctgacagtgaACTTGGGTGTCAGCTGTTACCGTCGTCGGGCACGGGCAAAACGAAACGACGAAGACTCAGCAACGATGGAGTCCAGCAGTCTACTGCCGTCAAGAGACATTCCCATCACATCCTCCAGAGGTCGATCCTCCACCTCCAGCCACCAGACCTCTGTGAAGAGGCTGGAGATCGGTGTATaa